A window of Synechococcus sp. WH 8109 genomic DNA:
ACCCTGCTGATCCCCTGCCTGATGGAGGAATTCAGCCGCCCGGCCCTCGGCCTCATTCGAGACACACTTTCGAGCCTGAAGGGGCTCAACGAGCTGGTGGTGGCGTTGGCGGCCACAAGCGCCGAGGACGTCAAAGCCGCAGAAAAATTTTTTGAAGGGATGCCCTTCCCCGTTCGGGTGCACTGGACCAACGGCCCCGCCGTCCGGGAGTTGCTCGAATCCGTCGGCGAACTGGGGCTCGACGTGACCGGACCACCGGGCAAGGGCTGGGCCGTCTGGCAGGGACTAGGGGTGGCGTGCCAGAACGCTGAGGTAGTTGGCCTGTTCGATGCCGACATCAGAACCTTTGGATCCGCGTATCCAGAGCGCATGCTCCGCCCCCTGCTGGATCGGTCCCACGGCATTGCCTACGTGAAGGCGTTCTACAGCCGCCTTTCCCTCGAAAACCAAGCTCTTCAGGGCCGAGCCACCCGTCTGTTTGTTGGCCCACTGCTGGCCAGCCTGGAGCAGGTTTTCGGGCCTTTGCCCTACCTGTCGTACCTGCAATCATTCCGCTATCCCCTGGCTGGTGAATTCGCCTTCACCACCGATTTGGCGATGAATCTACGCATCCCATCGGACTGGGGGCTGGAGGTGGGCCTGCTGTCTGAGGTGTATCGCCATGTGGCCTCCAGCCGAATTGCTCAAGTGGACCTGGGGTTGTTCGACCACAAACACAAGGAGCTGGGTCAGCAACCCAGCGAAGGCCTGCAGCGGATGGCGGGCGAAATTTTCGGAACAGTGTTGCGTGGCCTGATGGAACACGAAGGTTGCGTGATGTCGATGGATCAACTGCCGACACTTGAAGTGCTGTACCGGCGGGTTGGCGAGGATCGTGTGCGGCAATTCGGCCTTGATTCAGCCATCAATCGGTTGCCTTACGACCGCCATGGCGAAGAACTAGCGGTTCAAAACTTCGCCGGCCTACTGCGCCCCGGCCTGGCCAAACTGATGCAGGCGCCGATTGCACATCAGCTGCCGAGCTGGTCGCGACTGCGCAGTTGCAATTCAGCCCTTCAAGCTGATCTGGCGGCAGCAGGACAGGCAGATCGCACATCCCTGAAACGGCCGAATCACAACCCGCAACGCATCACCTCAAAGCTCGCTGCTTAAAACCAACGCATTGAGCCTCAGCCCAGCTGGTCCCGCTGCCGCATCACCCAAACTGTTGCAGCGCGCTGGGAATGCCATTCCTGAAGCAATTGCTTGGCCAACACCTGCAGCTGCTGTGGATCGATTGTTGATTCGATCGCGCGATTCATCCGCTCAACATCGAATTAATGAGTGACACTCAAACCGATCACTTCTGCCATCTTGCAATCTCCAAGATTGACGAAGTAATCATGCAAAAGGCAGCGAAAAAGAATTGTTTCAGCCGAAACGAAAGAAGCACGATGTGCGATCTTCAAAAAGCTAACGGGCGCCTACCGCTCAAGGCCCAGAGAAAAATCGTGACGACCGATACACAATCGGCCAACTCTGTATCAACTCATCTGTATCAAATCTAAAGGCGTGCTGATTCGGTGACCAATCAAACACTCCTCTTGTCTTAAGACCACGAGATTGGCATCATTCCAGATGCTCAAGATGATTGAGTGTGTTTACCACAACGACACCACCAGAATGGTGATCGTGAAATGCATTGGTGCTGATCACTTCTACCGAGAGAAGGTGGTGATGCCCACAGAGGTCTTTTGGTTCCAAGCCCCCGAGGATGCACGACTGGAAATATGGAAGATGTCGATGACAGGGCAGATGCTGCACGTGCGTGCCGACGTGAGCGACTACGCCATGAATGAAGAGCCTGCAACAGAATCCATCTGGGCCAGCTGAACCGACCCAGGAGAAGCCAACAACAGTAAAGCTCTAAACGCTCAGGAACTGATCAACAACCGTCTGACTGAGTTCACTGGTTGAGCCACTGGCAACAATGCCGCCACGTTGCATGGCGTAGTAACGATCAGCCTGGCGAACGAAGTGGAGATGTTGTTCCACCAGCAGAACCCCGATCCCGGTGTTGGCGATGATCCGCCGAACAGCCGCTTCAATGTCCTGAACAATGTTGGGCTGAATGCCCTCAGTGGGCTCATCCAACAGCAGCAACTTTGGCTTGCCAAGCAACGCACGGGCGATGGCCAGTTGTTGTTGCTGTCCCCCACTCAGATCACCGCCCTTACGCGGTAGAAACTCCTGAAGGATCGGAAACAGCTCATACACGAATGGATCAATGTGGCGATGCCGCGCCAATCCACCCGGCAACGCCTCCATCCCCAAAAGCAAGTTTTCTTCCACCGTGAGCTGGGGGATGATCTCGCGACCTTGCGGCACATAACCAATCCCAGCCCGAGCCCGCTGATGCGGAGCCTGACGATCCAATTGAGCACCGTCGAACGCCATGGTTCCGGAGCGGGGGCGCAACAGACCGATCAGCGATTTCAACAGGGTGGTTTTACCCACACCATTGCGGCCGATCAGACAAACCATCTCTCCGGACTTCACGCTGAGATCAACATCCCGAAGAATGTGACTTTCACCGTAAAACGTGTTGAGGCCTTGGATCTCCAACAGGTTCGTCATTGGTTCTCCTCCTCAGTGGTGCCGAGATAAACCTCAATCACCCGGGGATCGGCCTGCACCTGATCCATCGTGCCCTCACAGAGAACATGGCCTTGGTGCAGCACCGTCACCGGACTTTCAAGTCGCCGAATGAATTCCATGTCGTGCTCAATCACCAGCACGGTGTGATCACCGGCCAACGACTTGAGCAGATCCGCCGTCAGATCGGTCTCCTCGTCCGTGAGCCCAGCCACCGGCTCGTCCACCAGCAACAGGTCGGGATCTTGACCCACAAGCATGGCGATCTC
This region includes:
- a CDS encoding DUF1830 domain-containing protein; the encoded protein is MLKMIECVYHNDTTRMVIVKCIGADHFYREKVVMPTEVFWFQAPEDARLEIWKMSMTGQMLHVRADVSDYAMNEEPATESIWAS
- the urtE gene encoding urea ABC transporter ATP-binding subunit UrtE; amino-acid sequence: MTNLLEIQGLNTFYGESHILRDVDLSVKSGEMVCLIGRNGVGKTTLLKSLIGLLRPRSGTMAFDGAQLDRQAPHQRARAGIGYVPQGREIIPQLTVEENLLLGMEALPGGLARHRHIDPFVYELFPILQEFLPRKGGDLSGGQQQQLAIARALLGKPKLLLLDEPTEGIQPNIVQDIEAAVRRIIANTGIGVLLVEQHLHFVRQADRYYAMQRGGIVASGSTSELSQTVVDQFLSV